In one window of Carassius carassius chromosome 38, fCarCar2.1, whole genome shotgun sequence DNA:
- the LOC132119589 gene encoding hyccin 2-like isoform X2: MLCSERGVVEEWLSEFKTLPDDQICSYSGSLRLKKALVPALYAVIQQQPISELLAPVCHQLFELYRSSEEGLRRFTLQFLPELILVYLRQSASRERYRNGCVEALLLGIYNLEIVDSKGNGKLLSFTIPSLSKPSIYHEPSSLGSMALTEGALNQHDLIRVVYSGLLSQRETFTSQNRFEVLSFLMLCYNSAVVLMPASSHQSVCRMSTRLCVSGYPRQQQKSWKEPYNRVRLEPEFMVQMLTAVYHAIYNGQWELGREALDDILYRAQLDLHAQPLLVANAISRSLPSRPPEGSHNLLEVEVTPAGRCVSQAAVTTASIRRLRWKQEDCFDFSTTAEFYASISPSRNTPLERTDNPVARGRIKCTIHLTLQGGRQGSGTSHH, from the exons ATGCTCTGCTCAGAGCGTGGCGTGGTGGAGGAATGGCTCTCAGAGTTCAAG ACATTACCTGACGATCAGATCTGCAGCTATTCTGGCAGCCTGCGTCTGAAGAAAGCTCTGGTACCTGCGCTCTACGCTGTTATTCAGCAGCAGCCCATCAGTGAG CTGCTGGCTCCGGTGTGTCATCAGTTGTTTGAGCTGTACCGGAGCTCAGAGGAGGGGTTGCGTCGGTTTACTCTGCAGTTCCTGCCTGAACTCATCTTGGTGTACTTGCGTCAGTCAGCCAGCAGAGAGCGCTACCGCAATGGCTGCGTGGAAGCCCTGCTGCTGGGGATCTATAACCTG GAAATTGTTGACAGTAAAGGAAATGGAAAGCTGCTGTCTTTCACCATACCGTCTCTCTCCAAGCCTTCAATATACCATGAG CCATCCAGCCTGGGCTCCATGGCGTTAACTGAGGGAGCCCTGAACCAGCACGACCTCATCCGGGTGGTCTACAGCGGTCTGCTATCTCAGAGAGAGACATTTACCTCACAGAAcag GTTTGAGGTGCTGTCTTTTCTAATGCTCTGCTACAACTCAGCCGTGGTCTTGATGCCTGCGTCCTCCCACCAATCGGTTTGCAGAATGAGCACACG GCTGTGTGTGAGCGGTTACCCGCGCCAGCAGCAAAAGTCATGGAAGGAGCCGTATAACCGGGTCCGATTGGAGCCAGAGTTCATGGTGCAGATGCTGACTGCTGTTTACCACGCCAT TTATAATGGGCAGTGGGAATTGGGGAGGGAAGCTTTGGATGACATCCTCTACCGAGCACAGCTAGACCTCCATGCACAGCCATTACTG GTGGCAAATGCAATTAGTCGCTCACTTCCGTCCCGTCCTCCAGAGGGCTCGCATAACCTTCTGGAGGTGGAAGTAACACCTGCTGGGAGATGTGTCTCACAGGCAGCTGTCACTACCGCCTCCATTCGCCGTCTCCGCTGGAAACAAGAGG ATTGTTTTGATTTCTCAACCACGGCCGAATTCTACGCCTCCATCAGCCCCAGCCGAAACACCCCACTGGAGAGAACGGATAATCCTGTGGCACGCGGGCGGATAAAGTGCACCATTCACCTAACCTTGCAAGGGGGTAGGCAGGGCTCGGGAACATCTCACCATTAG
- the LOC132119589 gene encoding hyccin 2-like isoform X1, with amino-acid sequence MLCSERGVVEEWLSEFKTLPDDQICSYSGSLRLKKALVPALYAVIQQQPISELLAPVCHQLFELYRSSEEGLRRFTLQFLPELILVYLRQSASRERYRNGCVEALLLGIYNLEIVDSKGNGKLLSFTIPSLSKPSIYHEPSSLGSMALTEGALNQHDLIRVVYSGLLSQRETFTSQNRFEVLSFLMLCYNSAVVLMPASSHQSVCRMSTRLCVSGYPRQQQKSWKEPYNRVRLEPEFMVQMLTAVYHAIYNGQWELGREALDDILYRAQLDLHAQPLLVANAISRSLPSRPPEGSHNLLEVEVTPAGRCVSQAAVTTASIRRLRWKQEDADGMICGEDSFDPDEGFSSGASSSSQPSSVKRDWVIMGIRPSRDPGARQRESTSADTRATLRSLQQRHQSPPPAISLQTTGSSPSPSAPRRYLDPHYIPPFAGVPPKTSSTSSSKSLDCTGLNGSSGPTDSLSFGSLNADRAHYLSAVSLQEERLGRTTRSQDLLSPGSPFSSGSPLSKQSRSPSFNMQIISQV; translated from the exons ATGCTCTGCTCAGAGCGTGGCGTGGTGGAGGAATGGCTCTCAGAGTTCAAG ACATTACCTGACGATCAGATCTGCAGCTATTCTGGCAGCCTGCGTCTGAAGAAAGCTCTGGTACCTGCGCTCTACGCTGTTATTCAGCAGCAGCCCATCAGTGAG CTGCTGGCTCCGGTGTGTCATCAGTTGTTTGAGCTGTACCGGAGCTCAGAGGAGGGGTTGCGTCGGTTTACTCTGCAGTTCCTGCCTGAACTCATCTTGGTGTACTTGCGTCAGTCAGCCAGCAGAGAGCGCTACCGCAATGGCTGCGTGGAAGCCCTGCTGCTGGGGATCTATAACCTG GAAATTGTTGACAGTAAAGGAAATGGAAAGCTGCTGTCTTTCACCATACCGTCTCTCTCCAAGCCTTCAATATACCATGAG CCATCCAGCCTGGGCTCCATGGCGTTAACTGAGGGAGCCCTGAACCAGCACGACCTCATCCGGGTGGTCTACAGCGGTCTGCTATCTCAGAGAGAGACATTTACCTCACAGAAcag GTTTGAGGTGCTGTCTTTTCTAATGCTCTGCTACAACTCAGCCGTGGTCTTGATGCCTGCGTCCTCCCACCAATCGGTTTGCAGAATGAGCACACG GCTGTGTGTGAGCGGTTACCCGCGCCAGCAGCAAAAGTCATGGAAGGAGCCGTATAACCGGGTCCGATTGGAGCCAGAGTTCATGGTGCAGATGCTGACTGCTGTTTACCACGCCAT TTATAATGGGCAGTGGGAATTGGGGAGGGAAGCTTTGGATGACATCCTCTACCGAGCACAGCTAGACCTCCATGCACAGCCATTACTG GTGGCAAATGCAATTAGTCGCTCACTTCCGTCCCGTCCTCCAGAGGGCTCGCATAACCTTCTGGAGGTGGAAGTAACACCTGCTGGGAGATGTGTCTCACAGGCAGCTGTCACTACCGCCTCCATTCGCCGTCTCCGCTGGAAACAAGAGG ATGCTGATGGCATGATCTGTGGAGAGGACTCTTTTGACCCAGATGAAGGGTTTTCCTCTGGGGCTTCCAGCAGCAGCCAGCCCAGCAGTGTGAAACGTGACTGGGTCATAATGGGCATTCGACCTTCCCGAGATCCGGGAGCCAGACAGAGGGAAAGCACGTCAGCTGACACCAGAGCCACCCTCCGAAGCCTTCAGCAACGGCACCAGTCCCCTCCCCCTGCCATCAGCCTTCAAACCACAGGAAGCAGCCCCAGTCCCAGTGCTCCCAGACGCTATCTGGATCCACATTACATCCCTCCCTTCGCTGGTGTGCCGCCTAAAACCAGCAGCACATCTTCTAGCAAGTCTCTTGACTGTACCGGCCTAAACGGCTCATCGGGACCTACAGATAGCCTATCGTTTGGAAGCCTCAATGCAGACAGGGCACACTATCTGTCAGCCGTTAGCTTACAAGAGGAACGTCTAGGGCGAACAACGCGGAGCCAGGATCTCCTCTCCCCCGGGAGTCCGTTCTCCTCTGGAAGCCCATTGTCCAAACAGTCTCGGTCACCCAGTTTTAATATGCAGATTATATCACAGGTGTAG